GCTGTTTGTCCCGGCTTCAGGCAGATTGCTCATCGAAGCCAGGGTTTGTGGCTGAGCCGAAGGTTTGCCGGGCGATTCGGCCAAAGAAGCACCTTCATCGGGCGTCGCAACTGGCGATGCTGGTGGATTCAATTGGGGAGTGGTTGTCGTTGATGGCGCGGTCAGGGAATTTTCGGCTAAACCAGTTGGCGCGCTTTGCTCCGATGAACGGTGACGGCGCGATTTTCTACCCGATCTGGAATGGGATGACTCAGATGAATTGCTGGCCAATTCTGTGGCGACCGTCTCAGAAACTTTTTTCGAGTACCGACTGTTTCGGTTACGATTTTTCCCGTTGCGTTCCTGCGCTTGGGGAAAAATGTCTACCGGGTCGAGGTTGTGCAGCGCGCTTTTCTTTTCCGGGGAAATAGGTTGCTGCGGAATCGCCGCTACGGTTGAAAGTGCGAACAGGAAAACGAGGGTCGGAATTGCGAGCATCTTTTTCATTAGTCTTGGCCTTGGGGTTGTTTCAAAGTTGTTTGAAAGCCACAACACCAAGCCAGACCAACGCCACCATCAACAGCGAAATTAATGCGCCATAAAGCACCAATTTGACGCTGGCGCCTTTGGCTCCCACTTCGGCAACATCCAGAAACATAATTTCATCGTCGGATTTCACCAATGACATGGAAGTGGTGGATTCATTCGAGCGGGTGATTTGCTCGGACATCATACGTAGTTCTTCTTCTTGTTTGCGCAGAACCTTTTTGTAGCCGTTTTCAGAAGTGCGGAACTTTTCTTCCAACTTACGCAGTTTGGTTTCAAGCTCTACGATTCTTGATTCGGCGTCAGTTCGAGCATGCTCCGCCGAAAGTCGCGCCTTTTGCTCGGTTTCAAGTTGTATCTGGAACTGCTTGAATTGGTCATCATTACCGGTTGAGATCGTCAGTGGAGTTTGCGCCGCAAAGGGAGCCCCCAAGTTCTCCAAACTGAGTTCCTGATTCGGCATCAGGCTGGCCATTTCCTGAAGCATTTGTTCTGCCAGCGCGCGCAACTCGGCTTCGCGATGCAACTTGGTTTCGGACGCTTTGTATTTTTCTTCCATTTGGCGGGCGATGGCATCGGCTTCATAAATCAAAGATTCGGCTGTGCGGGCGGCTTCTTCTGCCGCGCGAACCTTGGCTTCGGCGTTTTGGTAAGCCTCTTCGGCGTTTCTGGCTTTGGCTTCAGCCTGCTGACAAGCGGTTTCCGCTTGAGCGCGAGCCTTATCCGCCGTGGCACGCGCTTCAGTTTCCTGCTTCGCTCTTTCTTCCAACTCGACCCTGGCGATTTCAGCCTCGATGCGCTTCAACTCTTCCGATTGGGCGACGGCTTGCCACTGTTTGGCATCTTCTTCAAGCTCGTTGACCTTTGCTTCGGCTTGTTTGCGCAACTCGACCTGCTCATTCAAATTGGCTTCTGCCTGATGAAACTTTTCCGCCGCTTCACGTGAACGCGCTTCCGCTTCGCGTGCAATCGCGATGATGGCAGCTTTGCGGCGTTCGATTTCCTGTCCCAAAGATTCGCTATTTGTAGCTTCGGTGGCGGACCCGGCGGTTGATGTAGCGGCGCCGGTATTTTCGATTTCGAAAGAATGCGTTCTGGATTTCATCTCAGCCAGAACCGCTTCCATGCGGATTTTGATTTCAGTGGTTTCATTGCCGCTTGTTGAGACCTGTCTCGCTTCCGGATGAGCTTCGGTGATGACCGAAGGAAGTCTGAGTTTGCCTGTGTTTCCTTTTGGGCGCTCCAGCGGCAACACATTGTTGAGTTTTTGATCCGGGGAACTTCCGTTACTTGGGCTTGACGTCGAAGAGATGGAAGGCTTGGAATCGGAAAAATTTGCTTCTCGTTTTTTGGCTTTGTCGGTGAGCATCGGTTTTTGGATCTCCTATCGAGGAAAAAAATCAATTTTTACAATTTTGTGCTGCTGAAACTTCTGCCGACCTATGTTCAGCAGCGATTGAACACACAAATACTTTCTTCGCAGGATTCGTACCTTTTACCTGCGAACGGCTCATTGAAAATGTGATCTGATAGAACTCAAACGACAGGCGTTAGCGTCATCAACTCGCTGTTGACGCTAAATCGTTCTGTGTCAGGGAAGCTTGCTGCTGGGGTCTTAGCAGGGAAGCCTGTGGGGGAAACATCGGGTGGTAGGCAACGCAACTTGTACTGCAAATTCGTAACGAAACTTAGGAGGGGCAAAAGAATCAAGCTCAGTGATGAGCTTGAACGGCATTAAACACAAACACGCGGAAAGAAGTCAATTACTAATTTGAAGCAGGTCGTAAAAATTCCGTCAATTACGAATTTGCCGAATTGTGTTACGAAGAAAGCCGTGTTTGGGCAGTTCAACGGGCAAACCAGATTCTTCTGCTTTCGCGATTGCCTTGGCTTCCGCTTCGATGGAGGCAAAAAACTGGCCCGCCATCATTTTGGCGGCGGATTGAACCATGCGTTGGCCAACGCTGGCCAGGGTTCCGCCAACCGCGACATCGCCGGAATAACAAATCGTTGTCTCATTATCCTGTTCTGTCAGATCAAGCGCGCCTTGTCCTTTCAAAAAACCGGGCGCGCCTTTTCCTTCAACAAGCATCGTGAAATGGTTCGGCTCGTCCACTTCGCCCAACCGGATCAGCCCGTTAAAGACCCCTTTGATGGAACCAATACCTGTTTTCATGACCATGTTGTAGGAGCCGTCTTCGTTTGTTTCCAGAGATTGGCAACCTGGAACACAACGCTGAAGAATATCCGGGGAAACAAGAAGGCTGAATAAACGCTCGCGACTGAATTTTATGGTATAGCTTCCTTCGATTTTCATTGCGACTCCTTGTGCAGTGTGGAGTGAAGGTTTCGGTTCCAGCGAGAATGACACATGAAGACAGGAAATAATGAATTTTTTTCGCAGAAAGTGCGAATTATTTTCACAGACATCTGGACAAAATTAAAACCGTATCTATAATCCAACTCACCTTCCCCATTGCGGTTCTGATTAGACATTCGATTCAAGAAGTTGAGATTAACTCCTAAATTTGGAGGTGTGTGCCCCATGCGTTGTCAACATTGCAACTATCAGATCTTCGCGTATTCTCGATGCTGCCCTAATTGTGGTCGTTCCGTTCAAGTGCAAGGAATACAACAGCCCAGCAGTGCCAAAGCCCCTAAAACACGCTTTGATTTCTGGATGGCTGGAATCAGAAGGCAGCTTCATCTCACTCCTGTTCGCCGCACAACAGCTTAGTATTTTTCTTGTTTGTGTTGGTTCGGGTTGTAAGACGCCTCACCGGTTTTGATCCAAAGTCAAAACCGGTGAGGCGTTTTTGTTTCGCCAAAAAACTGAGAATGCCGTTCAGTTTTTAATGTCCTGCAGGAATTGCGAATAGAGAGCCTCAGTTTCTTCCTTAGTCAGCTTGCCTGAATGAATCAGAATGCGAAACCGCAAGGTGATTTTCTGCCCGGGTTCCAAAGTGTAGTTCAGCGTTTTGGCTCCCTTGGTGAATTCTTTGGCTCCAAATGGGTTGGCAGCGAACAGCCCGTATCCGCGCGCATGCCAATATGTCGGATAGGTCGGATTTTTCGGATGATCGAAAATTCCGATTACCACATCTTCGCCTTTCACCGTGCCGGAAAGCGTCATCCATTTGGCGCGCGTACCCCAACCCTCTTTCTCGCCAATTTTGCCTTCACTGCTGAGATAAACACCTGCAACACCCTTGTTATCCATGACCGGAACTTTTGTGGGAACACCGTTCGCATCGGTAAAGACTTCAGGCCTGTTTGAAGGCTCTTCCAATGTGCGAGTCACGCGGATTCCCAGCGCACCTTCTTTTGAGTCGTTGAAGACAACTTTTTTGTCTTGTGCGGTCAGCGTGATGACGCGATCAATGATGCGAAGATCTTTGGCGGCGCGGAAGAAGATTTGGTCGTCTTCCTGCATAATCTTCGATCCGTCAGGCATCAGCCAATCCATTGTCACATCGAGTTCCGCCGCGCCCTTGCCACCTTTCATTGACTTGACAGCGCGGTGTTTGATTGTGCCGAATCCGCTTAATTGTCCAGGATCGCGCTTGACGCCTTCGGGCGGCGTATTCCAGAAATCAACGCCGTTGATGTTGCCGTAATTGAACCAGGAAGAAATGTGATGCGGATGATCTGTCCGTTCTCCCGCGACTTTTTCCAGCGGGTAACCGCGCGTCACGATGGTGCCTTTCGAGGTGCGCAACGGATACAGAATCGGCTTTTTCTGATTGTCCCAAAAGACGTAAGACGTGAACGGTTGGCCATCAACCGTCACGTCATATTGTTTCTTTTCTTTATTTTCAGTGATCTTGACGTTTTGTGCTTGAGCAATGGACGCCATGCCAATCAATCCCAAAGTTAGCCAGAGTATGAGATAGCGTTTCATAGTTCCTTTCTTAGCCTCTTGCCAAAGAAGCGAAGACGCAAAGAGCTTCAAGTCGAATTGCTGGCTCCTTGCGTCTTCGCGGTTGCGTGAAAATGTGTTAGCCAGCGCTGACTTCCTGCTTTTTGTCATCAAATGTGACACGTGCGCCGGTTTGAATGGCTTTGATCGTCATGCACAGCGCCACCGAATGGTTGTACGCCGCGTGGATATCGGCGTTGGTTTTCTGGTTGCGGCTGCGAATGCATTCCATCCAGTTGCGAACGTGAGCGACGGTTTGTTTGTCCACCCCGGTGTTGGCGGAGGTTTCCATTCCGCCTGCTTCGCCCAATGAAAACGGTTCCAGCAGATTGGCTTTCATGCCCATCTGCTTGGCGTAACGTTCCTGCAAACCGCCTTCGGGGCCAATCTTGTTCGTATCGAGGTTGAGCGAACCTGCGTTCGAGTAATAAATCTCTTTCACGTCGCCTGCTTCGTTGGTCATGCGGGAACTGTAAAGCACCTGGAACGCTTTGTCGGTTTTCGGATTGTGATAATCAAAAACAGCCGTCATCGTGTCCCAATTGGCGCGGCCATCTTTCCACAGGTAAATGCCGCCGTTGGCCACCACGCTGCGCGGATGCGGAATGCCCGTGAACCAATGCACCGTGTCGATTTGGTGAACCAGCCATTGATCCGGGATGCCGGAAGAAAACGGCCAGAACAAACGGAATTCAAGGTGTTTGCGCGCGTCAAACGGAATCTTCGGGTCGCGATTGATCAGGAAGCGTTTCCAGTCGGTGTCTTCCTGCTTCATCAGCGGCACAACATTCGGTCGTCGCCAGCGACCGGGTTGATTGACGTTCCAGGTCATGTCGGCAAAGACGATGTCGCCGAACTTGCCGGAGTCCAGATACTCTTTGGCTTTCATATAGCTCGAAGTCGAACGGCGTTGCGTACCGACCTGAAACACCTGTTTCGATCCGCCGATTACGCGCAGAGCTTCATTGGCATCGGACATGATATTGGCAAAGGGTTTTTCACAATAAACATCTTTGCCTGCTTTGACGGCTTCGATGGCGCAATAGGCGTGCTGGAAATCCGCCGTCGCGATCATCACGGCGTCAATACCTTTCATCTCATACAACTCGTCCGTGTTTCGAGCCATGGCGATTTTCGCCGCCTTGGATTTGTACTTTTCATTGGCCTGAATTTTGGCCGTATTGGTTTCGCGATGATGTTTCCAGATGTCGCATACGGCGACCATTTCGAAGTTCAACTCTTCGGATTGAGTGAAAAACGCCGGAACCAGAGATTGCGTCATGCGATCCCCGGCGCCAATGATGGCAACGTGAACTTTGTCGTTCGCGCCCAAAATCCTGTCGTAGCTGTACGCGGGCATGCTGGTCGCAGCCAGTCCGGCAGCAGCGACCGATGTGGTCTTCATAAAATCTCTGCGTGTCGTCTTACTCATGATGTCTCCTCAAGTTGGTGGTTGATTATTGGCAGCCAGTGCCGGCATACAGCCGGTTGCAGTTGAGTGAGAAGAAAGGCAACCACAAAAAACGCAAAAGCCACAGAAGGTTTTGTGATTTTTGAGCTTTGGTGATTTCTCCCTCTTCATTCAAACGGAATTTGCTGTTGGTAAACCCCGGCCTGCCAATCAGAGCAAATTATTTCAAATACTTATCGAACCACTCCCAGATGGCAGGGTAGTTCTTTTCAATGCCCGGCCAGTAGGTATGCGGCGCGCCGGGTTGGATGATCAAATGCACTGGCCGCTTCAGTTCTTCATACTTTGCTTTCAGGATTTGCGATTGCTGCACGGGAACCGTTTTGTCGGCATCGCCATGAATCAAAAACAGCGGCGGAGCGTCCACCGTCACGTGATAAATCGGCGAAACAGATTTCAATTGGGGTTCCAGGTCAGTGATTTTGCCAAACATCTCTTGAAAGAGCGTTGGCCGAATTTTTTCGATTGTCTTATAACCATTTTCGCCTCCCCAGTTGATGAAGTCCACTGGTGGAAACCAAGCCATAATCGCCTGCACACGACTGCTGACTCGTTCCAGTGGGTCCTTTGCGTCCGGTTTGCCATCGTCGCCGGTAAAAGCGGCCATCAAAGCCAGATGCCCGCCCGATGAACCGCCAACGATTCCCAAATGATTGGGGTCCACGTCGTATTCTCTGGCGTGAAGTCGAACGAAACGAACGGAGCGTTTGATGTCGCCGACCATATCCGGCACAGGATATCTGGGTGTGCTGCCGTGGCGAACCAGGAAGAGCGTAAATCCCCCGTTCAACAATCCTTGCGCCCAATGCTGCCCGCGAAGCAGATTTTCTTCGCTTGCGATGTCGGATTTTTTGGATTTCCAGCTTCCGCTGACAATGAGTATGACGCCGATGTTCTTTGCCTTGGTTTCAGGAATCATCACGTCCATCGTCAACGCCAACCCGTCTTTGTGGCCGTACACAAGGTCTTCGACGACGCGGCATTTTACAGGTTCCAGCTTGAAATCATCCGATTTGGCGATTGAGGCGAGACCAAACGCCAACAACAAAATCGGGACGAATAACTTAGACTTCATCATTGCAAGTTTTGAAGGAAATCAGGTTCGTAGCTCCGAACCTCAGCCGGAGCTACGAACGAAGGTGAATCGTTGCGTTAAAAGATCAGCTTCAAGCCGATCTGCACATTGCGCGCCAGGTTGTTCTGACCCGTGATCTTGCCGAAGTTCGAGTTGTTTGGACTCAAGTTCGGGTCGCCGAAGTTCGGTGTATTGAAGGCGTTGAGAAACTCACCTCGCAATTGCAGCTTGATGCTCTCGGTGAACGAGAGGTTCTTGCTGACCGATAAATCCCACAAGTTCAGGTTGTCGCCCCTGAAACCCGAAAATCGCGACGGCACTACACGATAATTGGTGGTTAGCGAAATGCGCGGATCCGCACGCTGTTTGACCGGATCAACCACGCCATTCGTTTGGACAGCGGCGTCAGTAAAGTAAAACTTGCTGATGTCGAATACCGTGCCGTCAATGTTACTGCTCTTGACGCTGGTCTTGAGCTTGGTAATGTCGCCGTTATAGTAGACGTTGCCGATGGTCAGCGGACGGCCCGATTGCAATTGTCCAATGCCTTGGAATTGCCAACCGCCCAGGACTACATCTACTGCACGATGCCAGTTCGACCCATACCGGCGGCCATGCCCAAACGGTAATTCCCAAATGCCGCTGATGACCAAGCGATGAGTCATATCGGCATCCGACGGGCGGCGCTCGTATTTCGTGTCCACTTCATTCAGGAACGAACCGGCTTCGAGGAACTTCGACCAGGTGTAGCTGGCCAGGAGGGTGTAGCCTTTGCTAAACCGTTTCTCGATTCGCGCTTGGCCACTATGATAATCGCTGTAAGCGTCATTGCGGGTTGTCGTGATGGTTCCGAATTCCGGGAATGGGCGCAGCAACTGTCCGCGCGAGATCGTCGCATTGTTGAAGCCGGTTCCCGGAATCAGACCACGGAAAGGATTGGTGACGGTTGTCGCCAGGAAACTGCTCGCATCAATCTGGCTTTGGTCGCGGAAGAGACTCGTCGAGAGATATTTTTGGGGAGTTGCGTTGAGGATGTTCGTGCTGACCACCCCATCGTATCCATGGTTTCCGACATACTGCAGCTCCAGCAGCCAACTGCCGGGCAATTCACGCTGTACGCCGAAGGACCATCGCTGGGTCTGTGTATTGTTCAATTCTCTGGGCATGAATGTCACGCCCTGGCCGAGCAACGCCGAAAGCCCCAGGCTCGCGCCTGCTGGAACCAGCACGCCGCTCGGGAACGGATTGGCCAGGCTGGACACAAAAGTCAACCCGTTATCATTGCTTCCTACGATTGGAGTTGAGAGTGAGAACCCCGCCTGATTGATGACTGGTGAACTGACAAACGGAACGGTATACATCCCCCAGCCGCCACGCAACACGGTCTTGTCGTTCCACTTGTATGCGAATCCAATGCGCGGTTGGACGTTGTTCTTGTCGGCATCCCAGAAGCTGCGGTGATCTTTGTCCGCGAAGATCAATCCGCCTTTGACGTTGAAGTTGGCCGCGGGGATTTCGGGAATCGGGGTGGCTGTGTAAGCCGCTTTGGCCGCCGCTTCGATGGGGCTGGCGACAGTCGTATTGAAGGTATAGATGTTGCGGTTGTAACGCTCATTGGCAGCACCTTCGTATTCGTAGCGGAGGCCCAGATTCAGCGTCAGCTTGCTGTTCCACTTCCAGTCGTCGTGAAAAAACATGCCATGATAAAGCGTCTGGTTGGAGCGCGCCGCATTGCGATCAATCAGTCCCCCAGTGGTTCGCCCGAGCAGGAAAGAAGCGAGTTCCTGCCCGATGGCTCCACTGGCCGAGTTGTCGAGCGGCCCGCGTGTGAAGTTGCTGGCAAAATCATACCGGCCAGCCGCGTGGCCCGCGCCGTAACTGTTCTCGCGGTAACTGCGGAAGTCGTAACCCATCTTGAACGAATGTTTGCCCGCGATTTTGGTCAGGGTCGGTTGCACTGAGTAAATGTTAAAGGTTGAACCGCCGCCGACCGAATCGCCGAGAACCGAAAAGTTCCCGATCTCGAAGCGTGGCAAATACTGCTCCGGCCCAAACAGCGCCGCTGTTGCCGCGGGGAAGCCCAAGCTGGCTGGATTGATTGCGTCCTGATGTTGACGAATGTTCGGCTCATTGAAGCGCGTGTAGCCGACGCGCGTATTGAGCACAACCGTCGGCCCGAAATTGTAGATGTGATCGAACGAACCGCCGTTGTTGATACGGAACAGGTAGTTGCCCGTCGGGCGAATCCCATTGACCACGTCTGTCCAATTGCCGCGCGCTTCGCGGCGGCTGTTGTGGGTGTAACGGAAGAACATACGCTGGCTTTCGCTCAGCACCTGGTCGAAGCGGTAGGATTCGGAATGGAACGTGTCGAAGCGCGGATTGCCGCTGATGTAGTTGTTTCGCCCTTGCGCGTCGCCCGCCTGGTTCGGCAGTGGATAATACTGCAAGTAGTTTTTGGCAATTCCGCTGATGCGGTTTGCAGGAATAATGTTGCCGGGGAAAGGATCGCGCCGTACTCGCGATCCTTCAGCACGCGCCGTTGCCGGATCGTAGATCACTATGCTCGGCAACAAAGCCGAAAAATCACCATTGCGTTCGGCTGCCGTCGGCACGGTAAACAGCCCTGGCTCCGGGAACACATCTTTCAATTTTTCCAACGCAAAGAAAAAGAAAGTGCGATTTTGCCCGCTCCAATAGGGTTTGCCGCCAATGCCGAATCGCGGTAACACGACGGGGCCGCCAATGGTCAGCCCGTAGCGATTGTAACGTAGCGAATCGCGGTCGGCTTTGCCGTCTTTGTCCTTGTCGCGCGAGGGATTGGTCGTCAGATTGGTGCGATTGATGAAAAAGTCGTTGCCTGAAAGCACGTCGTTGCGCACAAATTCATAGATCGAACCGTGATACTTATTCGTGCCGCTTTTGAGTGTAACGTTGACCGTTGCGCCGGCAGTGTGCGCTTGTTGCCCGTCGTACGTCGCGGTTTCGACTTTGAACTCCTGCACAGCATCGGCAGGCGGCACAAAAGCCACACGACCAATACCACCACCACTGGCCATATTCGGCACGCCGTCGAGCGTGAATTCATTGCGTCCTGGCGCGCCATCCGCCACGATGCCCGCCGTGCCCGCATTATCGAACGGACGCGAAAATTTCAAATCCCCCGTATAGGCAATGCCAGGTGCCAGGCGGGAAAGCACGAATGGATTGCCGTCCGAGAGCGGCAGTTCAGAAATGCGTCGCTGGTCAATGACCTGTCCAGCCGATGCGGAATTGGTTTCCAGCAATGAAGCTTCGGCGGTGACATTGACTGTTTCCGTTACCTGTCCGATTTCCAGGGCAATGTTCAATTGCAGTTTGTCGCCGACGCGAACTTCAATGTTTTGCCGAATGGATTTTTTGAAACCTTTGGCTTCGACTGAAACGGTGTAGTTTCCAGGAGCCAGATACAGTGCCTGGTAATCGCCGGAATCATTGGTGGTGGTGTTTATGGCGGCGTTGGTTGCAACGTTCGTCACCGTGACTTGAGCATTGACGACGGCTGCGCCGGAAGCTTCAGTCACGCGGCCTGAGATCGTTCCACGAAACTCCTGGGCCGAGACTGCTCCGAAGCACATAATTAAACCAAGGATCAACAAGCTGGTTTTGAAAACTTTTGATCTGAACATGAGAGGGTTCCTCCGGGTAAATCAGTTGATGAGACGAAGAGCAATAAGCGAGATCATCCGTTGAAACCCGTGCTTTAATCTCAAATTCAGAGCACAACGCAAACCGGCTTCAACGGCGTTTTCATTCCAGCTTTGAGCCTAGCGAACCGTTTCTTTTCACCTCTTCTTGTCGCCGGATCTGGCATGAACTTCAGCGCAGAGGCGGAGACAGACGGCGTATTGATTTGTTGAGAGGTTTAAGTGTCTACCAGATTGGTAAAACAATTTCGGAGAGAATTATAAGCTGTGAATCCAGAACTGTCACAGTATTCAGCCTGTTTGGAAAGAAAAAAAGCACCTGCTTGAGAACCAATCCCAAGCAGGCGCTTTTTACTACAGAATGGATCGCACCTCCGGGCGGAATTAACCCTGCGTTTCGCTAATGTAAGTGGTAATCCCCTGGTCGGCGGCGGCCAAGGCCGCAGCCAGCTTTCTTGTCTTGGCAGCATCCTTGGTCAGCTTTGTCTTTTCGGCAGCGTCCGTTGCGCTGGCTGCTTTCTTTTCCTGCTTACCGGCTTTGGCGGTCAGAATGGTAGCAGCAGTCTTAAGTCCATTTTGCGCGATAATCAAAGCGATCGTTTCTTTATCCATCGAGTGTTCTCCTTTTGCGTGTTGACAAAGTTTGAAATGAAATTCGCAGTTGAGTTACGTGGGTAAGGCTTCAACGAACTGATCAATTTCCTCTCGCGTATTGTAAAAATGCGGGGAGATTCGCAGTTTGCCAAGCCGGGGGGTAGTGATCATACGCTGGTCGTTCAAAATCCGATACAGCTCTTCGGCTGAAAATTTATTGTGACGGCAACAGATAATTGCCGACTGTTCTCCCGAACGGCGGGAACTGACGACCTGATAACCTCGTTCTGTCAGCCGTTCACACAGATAATCACCGAGGTCCACAAGATAAGATTCAATCTTTTCTTGGCCGATGTTGAGGAACAATTCAATGGCGGCACCGAGTCCGACAATTCCTGTGGTGTTCAATGCGCCCGGTTCGAATCGTCGCGCGCTATTGGCAAGTGGTTGATTTTCGTTTTCGAAGTCAAAGGGATTGGCGACCGAAGTCCAACCAACCACGGTTGGCTTGATGCGTTCCAGTGCCTGCCGTGAAACGTAAAACAGCGAAACGCCATCCGGTCCCAGTAGGAATTTATGCGCATCCGCCGACAATGCGTCAATGCAACAAGCTTCGACATCCAGTTTCAACGCGCCCAAACCTTGAATGGCATCAACCACGAACAGAACGCCGCGTTCTCGGCAATGCCGGCCAATGGCTGCCAAATCGTTGCGAAATCCACTGCCGAATTCGACGAAGCTCAAGCTGACGACACGCGTGCGCGAATCTATCAAGTTCAAAATTTCTTCGGTTTCCAGTCTCCCATTGCGTTCCTGAGCCATTCGCAACTCAACGCCGAACCCGCGCTTGATTCGCCGCCAGGGGATCAAGTTTGCAGGGAATTCGCAGTCAGCCGTGACGATGTTATCGCCCGTTTGCCAGTCAATGCCGTTGGCCACGAACGCAAGGCCAGATGAAGTGTTCGGGGCAAAAGCGATTTCATCGGCGGAAGCATTAATGAATTGCGCCGCGAGTTGGCGGACTTTTTTGATGCGTTTTCCCCACTGATCGAAATGGACAAATCCATTGTTCAGCAGGTCGGCGGTGTATTCCAGCATTCGTTCGGCGACCGGCAGCGAAATCGGGCAAACGGCAGCGTGATTCAGGTAAATGTAGTTTTGTGTGATGGGAAACAGCTTGCGGATTTCTGGGTTCATAATTGGAAGCAGGGACGGACTTTTCCGACTTCAAGTTTACGATGGTTAAAAAGAGGAGTGTGTAGATAAGCGGCAAGTCCTTTTACCTGCTCTTCGCTGAGCACCCCAAGTTGACGCAAAGTTTCGATGACGACAGGATCTCGGGCACGTCTGGTGTCGCCATCTTCAATTTTGATGGCGATGCCAAGACCCTTTGGGTATCGCTTGCAAGGTTTGACTCCTAGCAATTGAACGCCTTCCGCGCCGACTTTGGAAACAATCTGCTTTTGAGCAGCCTTCATCAGATCTGTATCCAACCGACCACGTGAACCGCCGACCATTTCTGGAAATTCGGTCATCGCTTCCACGATTCGTTCAGCAGCAGCGGCAAGTGTGGGATCAAGGCTGATGTATCGAGAGCCAACCAACCGTGCAAAACTGCACGCCATTGCCAAAACACTGGTTCCGAAAACTGGCGCACTACATCCATCAACGGCAATCGCAATCTCGCTGATCGGGACATCGCTGAATTGCGCGATCGCAGAGAGAATTTGTTGCTGAATCGGATGCAGTGGATTGATGTAATCAGAGATCGGCTGCCCAATAAATTTGGCAAATGCGAGCATACCGCTGTGTTTGCCGGAGCAGTTGTTATGAAGTTGGCTGGGAGACTTCTGTTCTGTTTGTAACTTGCGCGCAGCCAATTCGTCATACGGCTGGTGCGTTCCGCAGAGAAGATCGGCTTCTGAAAACCCGATTTTTTTCAAGATGGCACCGACAGTTTCCAGATGGATATCTTCGCCACTGTGCGAAGCCGAGATAACGGCCAATTCTTGCGGAGTCAGGCCGAAATAATCCGCCGCTCCGATGGCAATGAGCGGAATGGCCTGGAACGGCTTTGCCGCCGAGCGATACCAGGTATGTGTTTCCACCTCGCCGAGTCGAGCAATGATTCGACCTTCCGCGTCAACTGCGGCAATAAATCCACGATGAAGCGATTCAACCAATTGGCCGCGCGTAATTTCCACCAAAGAAACTGCGGCATGATGGGCATCCATTCGGATCATGGGCAGATGATAATCAGGTTGCCCGGAAAAGAAAATCGCCGTTCGATAAGAATATCAAACGGCGATCAAAGATTGGTGTTCGAGAAAGCAGTTTATCGCTTTCGCGATTTTGACGCCCCAA
The sequence above is a segment of the Acidobacteriota bacterium genome. Coding sequences within it:
- a CDS encoding asparaginase, whose protein sequence is MDAHHAAVSLVEITRGQLVESLHRGFIAAVDAEGRIIARLGEVETHTWYRSAAKPFQAIPLIAIGAADYFGLTPQELAVISASHSGEDIHLETVGAILKKIGFSEADLLCGTHQPYDELAARKLQTEQKSPSQLHNNCSGKHSGMLAFAKFIGQPISDYINPLHPIQQQILSAIAQFSDVPISEIAIAVDGCSAPVFGTSVLAMACSFARLVGSRYISLDPTLAAAAERIVEAMTEFPEMVGGSRGRLDTDLMKAAQKQIVSKVGAEGVQLLGVKPCKRYPKGLGIAIKIEDGDTRRARDPVVIETLRQLGVLSEEQVKGLAAYLHTPLFNHRKLEVGKVRPCFQL
- a CDS encoding TonB-dependent receptor; its protein translation is MFRSKVFKTSLLILGLIMCFGAVSAQEFRGTISGRVTEASGAAVVNAQVTVTNVATNAAINTTTNDSGDYQALYLAPGNYTVSVEAKGFKKSIRQNIEVRVGDKLQLNIALEIGQVTETVNVTAEASLLETNSASAGQVIDQRRISELPLSDGNPFVLSRLAPGIAYTGDLKFSRPFDNAGTAGIVADGAPGRNEFTLDGVPNMASGGGIGRVAFVPPADAVQEFKVETATYDGQQAHTAGATVNVTLKSGTNKYHGSIYEFVRNDVLSGNDFFINRTNLTTNPSRDKDKDGKADRDSLRYNRYGLTIGGPVVLPRFGIGGKPYWSGQNRTFFFFALEKLKDVFPEPGLFTVPTAAERNGDFSALLPSIVIYDPATARAEGSRVRRDPFPGNIIPANRISGIAKNYLQYYPLPNQAGDAQGRNNYISGNPRFDTFHSESYRFDQVLSESQRMFFRYTHNSRREARGNWTDVVNGIRPTGNYLFRINNGGSFDHIYNFGPTVVLNTRVGYTRFNEPNIRQHQDAINPASLGFPAATAALFGPEQYLPRFEIGNFSVLGDSVGGGSTFNIYSVQPTLTKIAGKHSFKMGYDFRSYRENSYGAGHAAGRYDFASNFTRGPLDNSASGAIGQELASFLLGRTTGGLIDRNAARSNQTLYHGMFFHDDWKWNSKLTLNLGLRYEYEGAANERYNRNIYTFNTTVASPIEAAAKAAYTATPIPEIPAANFNVKGGLIFADKDHRSFWDADKNNVQPRIGFAYKWNDKTVLRGGWGMYTVPFVSSPVINQAGFSLSTPIVGSNDNGLTFVSSLANPFPSGVLVPAGASLGLSALLGQGVTFMPRELNNTQTQRWSFGVQRELPGSWLLELQYVGNHGYDGVVSTNILNATPQKYLSTSLFRDQSQIDASSFLATTVTNPFRGLIPGTGFNNATISRGQLLRPFPEFGTITTTRNDAYSDYHSGQARIEKRFSKGYTLLASYTWSKFLEAGSFLNEVDTKYERRPSDADMTHRLVISGIWELPFGHGRRYGSNWHRAVDVVLGGWQFQGIGQLQSGRPLTIGNVYYNGDITKLKTSVKSSNIDGTVFDISKFYFTDAAVQTNGVVDPVKQRADPRISLTTNYRVVPSRFSGFRGDNLNLWDLSVSKNLSFTESIKLQLRGEFLNAFNTPNFGDPNLSPNNSNFGKITGQNNLARNVQIGLKLIF
- a CDS encoding aminotransferase class V-fold PLP-dependent enzyme, translating into MNPEIRKLFPITQNYIYLNHAAVCPISLPVAERMLEYTADLLNNGFVHFDQWGKRIKKVRQLAAQFINASADEIAFAPNTSSGLAFVANGIDWQTGDNIVTADCEFPANLIPWRRIKRGFGVELRMAQERNGRLETEEILNLIDSRTRVVSLSFVEFGSGFRNDLAAIGRHCRERGVLFVVDAIQGLGALKLDVEACCIDALSADAHKFLLGPDGVSLFYVSRQALERIKPTVVGWTSVANPFDFENENQPLANSARRFEPGALNTTGIVGLGAAIELFLNIGQEKIESYLVDLGDYLCERLTERGYQVVSSRRSGEQSAIICCRHNKFSAEELYRILNDQRMITTPRLGKLRISPHFYNTREEIDQFVEALPT